The following nucleotide sequence is from Fibrobacter sp. UWR3.
CGGGGTGTTTGCCGTGTAGTCGAAATAGGGCATAGCGAGATAAAGATAGAAAATAAGGTATGAAAAGTTTATTCCGCGCTTTCCATCTCGTTAATCAGCTGGATATTGTACAGTTTTTGCACCTGTAAAATATCGAGGATGACGGCCCAGAATCCGACCGTCGCCGGGATGAAAGCGAGTTTGCCCATCGATTCGCTCGCGCTGATTGCGGGCAAAAGCAAGCTCCAGACGGAAGCCGCCACCATGACTCCCGCCGCAAACGAGAGTAGCCCCCGCTTGAGGTTTTGGCTCATCTGCTTGCGCATAAAGAACACGCATGCGGCCCCCAAGACGGTCCCTAAAAACGGGATGGCAAGACCTTGCGCAATTTGTATAACCGGCTCGTTCATACATTAAAAGATAGCGTAATGCGTATCAGTGTGTCGAGATTAGCTCTGTACAAATGTACACTATTTTTGCGTGGCTGTCAATAGGCTTCTTTAATTTTTTCCAATAAAGAAGCCCTGGAACGGTTGTTTCAGGGCGAAAAAAGCGATTTGTCTTTCATTCGTTAGTTTTTCTCTACCTTTTTCTCGATGCTTTTAATCGAGTCAAGGAAAGCTTTTTCTACCGAGGAAAGGGTCTTCTGTTGATACTTGCGATATTCGCCTGTAGCCTTGTCGACTGCTTGCTCGTGGGAAATGGAGCCGTTGCCTTGTAGAAGTTTTTCTCCGCCGGCGGTGAGTATTTGGTCCAGATGCTTGGACCAGTCGGACATGGTCATCGGCTCGTGCCGTTCTGCCTTGCGTTCGGCGAAGTCCAGGTAACCGGATACAATCTGCCCCATGGCCCGGAGCTCACGCTCGTCTAGATAGTTTTTGGCAATCAGCGCATCTTGAAGGCTTGGCTTGTCGCCGGAAAATGTTGTGAGTCCCATGAACGCCTTTTCTGCGTCAGCTCGGCTATAGATGACCTCCGCCGCAGTCTGCCCGTGCACGGCAAAATGCATCTTGTTCTGCACCTTCTTGAAAAACATGATGGAAGTGTCGGCGTGCGGATCGTAGTCGATGCTTGTTGCGTAAATGTCGAGAACCTGACGGTAGAATACCTTTTCGCTGGCGCGGATGTCGCGAATCCGTGCCATGAGTTCTTGCCAGTAATTGCCTCCGCCCAACTTTTTTAGGCGATCGTCGTCCATCGTGAAGCCCTTGACAATATACTCCTTGAGGCGTTTCGTGGCCCACTGCCTGAACTGGGTGCCACGCAGGGACTTTACGCGGTAACCGACAGAAATAATGACGTCAAGGTTGTAGAAATTCACCTCGTGAGACTGCGTTTTGCCCTCAATCGCCCCATGCGGAGTGGTTATTCGGAATTTCCGAACAACCTCTTTTTCGTCTAGTTCTCCCTCTTTGAATACATTCTTTATATGCTCGTTTATGGTCGATTTGGACTTGCCGAAAAGGGTTGACATCTGGTCCTGCGTGAGCCAGGCGGTCTCGTCCTCAAAACGGACCTCAACGTTGATTGTTTCGTCGTCTGTCCTGAATATGACAATTTCGTTTTCCATTTCGTTTTTCATACTACACAAATGTATACTATTTTGACGCGGATGTCAATAGGTTCCTTAAAAAATTTCCAATAAAGAAGCCCTGGAACGGTTGTTTCAGGGCGATGAGGAAAGTTCCCTTAGGCGACCTCTATGTCAAGTTTTCCTTCCGTGTACCGCTTGACAACGGAATTGAGTAATGTCTGGTAGGGTATGCCCACGCGTTCGGCTTTTGCCTTGAATGCCTCCAGGACGCCGGGGTCGAAGCTTGTACCGACCTTGGACTTTCTCGCTTTTTTTGCTGCACGTTGCTTTGAGGCCGCAATGGCCTTAGTCAGTGCGCCCGGTCCGCTAAACGAAAGACCGTTCTTCTCGGCCCACTTGTGATCCGCTAGTTCTTGGGCTTCGGTGCGGTTCTCGAAGTATGCGGCCTTTTTGGCTGCGTCTTGTTCGATTTCGTCAATTTTTCCCATTGTTTGTCCCTCAACTTGAAAGCGGTTGTCTACAATATATGATATTATCTAGATAATATCAAGATTTATTTTAAGAAAAGACCTTGTCCGAGCCCGGTGCTGGAGCGTCCTGTCGTGGCCCCACCCCGTCGGATGTCCAGAATTCTGCCGCCTTGCATGTATTTTTGTTGCCCAAAGTCGCGTCACCCCGCCGGGACGTTTATCTTGAACTTCTCCATTTCGCGGTCGATGACCTTGTTGGAGTAGTTCGCGTAAATGAGCGTCGTCTGTATGTTGGCGTGGCCGAGCACCTTCGATATCACCTCGATGGGCACCCCGAAGGAGACGCACGAGGTGGCGAAGGTGTGGCGTGCGATGTGCGCGTGCAGGTGGCTGTGGAAGTCCAGCTTCTTGGCGGCGGCGCGGAGGTTCTTGTTGAACGTGGAGTTGTCCACCACGTGCAGGGCCGTCTCGCCCGTGCCCTCGAGGAGGGCTAGCGCCTGGGCGGGGATCGGGATGTAGACCTGCGCGCCGGTTTTCTGCGTGAAGATGCGTATCTTGCCGTTGTGGATGTCGTGCGGGGTGAGCGCCCGGAGATCCGAGAAGCGCAGGCCCGTGAAGCACGAGAAGAGGAATGCCCGCAGCGCCTCGCGCTCGGAGAAGTTGAGTTGCTCGGAGCGTTCCTTGAAGCCGGAGTACAGCTTTTCGAGCTCGTCTATTTCCAGGAACTCGCGGCGGTTGCGGACCTTCTTGAGCGGAAAGTCCCGCATGGGGTCGCGGCGCATCTTGCGCCTGCGGAGCAGTTCCCTGATGAACATCCGGAGTATGGAAAGCGAGCGGTAGATGCAGCCGGCGCTGTTCTTGCGCGCGTGCATGAAGTCGATGTAGCCGAAGACGAACGCCTCGGTGATGTCGCTGCATTCTGCCGTGGGCCTGTACATCTGCAGCTTGCGCAGGTGGGAGAGGTATGTGTCGTAGGTGTATTTCGACAGCGTGCTCGCCTTGGATTCCACAATCGCACGCGTCTCGGCGTAAAAGTCGCTCATTGGTTGCCCCCTATGGCTTACATGCGTTCAAAAGCCATCGTTTAGATTATCTCTGTACAAATGTATACTAATTTTGCGGCTCTGTCAAGTCATTCCGTATTTTTTTACAAGGCTGCGTGGTCATTGCGTTCCGACTGCGTTCTGGCTGCGGTTTCGGACGGGCTGACGGATTGGCCTAGCAGAGCCATTTTTGTGCGATTGTCAATAGGTCTTGTGATTTTTTCTAGAATTTTTGCGTGGCGGTTTCAGAGAGCTTCTTGATTTCCTTGTCAAAGTCCGAAAGGTAATCTCTGTCTTGCACCAGCTTGAACTTGTCGTATTCGGCAAAAGCCTTCTGCTTCGCGTCTTCTGCCGAGACCGTTCCCGCGTTTTGCAGAATGTCGAAATTGTACACGGATAGGAACTTTTCTAGTTGCTGCTGCCAATCTGCCATGTTCATCACGATATGGTTTTCTGCCTGGGTTTCTGCAAAATCCAGGAATGCCGTTGAAAGACGATTGAGCTTCAAGATTTCTTTTTCTGAAAGGTAGTTCTTGGCGACAATTGTGTCGGATCTTTGTACACGGCCGTCGGGAGCCTTTTTCCATGTGGTCAGCCCCATATGCGGTTGCTCGGCATTTGCCCGTGAATAAATGATTTCGGCTGCGGTCTGGTGCGTGACTGCCCGGTGCATCATGTTCTGCACGATTTTGAAGAATAGCAGTGTCGCTTCCGATTTTGGGTCGTAGTCGGCGCTGCATTCCGCATAGATATCCGTAATCTTCTGGTAATACCTGCGTTCTGAGGCACGGATTTCGCGGATACGTTCCAGCAAGTCGTCGAAGTAGTCCTTGCCGAAATGCGTCCCCTGCTTGAGCCGCTCGTCGTCAAGGACAAAACCCTTGACAATCATCTCCTTGAGCACCGTTGTCGCCCAGATGCGGAACTGCGTGGCCTGATAACTGTTCACGCGGTAGCCCACGGCGATAATGGCGTCGAGGTTGTAAACGTTGGTATCGTACACCTTTCCATCGGCGGCAGTTATCCCAATTTTTCGGAGAACTGATTTCTCGGCAAGTTCCCCGCTTTGGAATATTTCGCCTAAATGGTAACTGATCGTCCGCACGTCCACCCCGTACAACTCGGCCATCCGCTTTTGCGGCATCCAGAACGTGTCGCTGTTGAAAATTACCTCGATGCGGGATTCTCCCTGGCTTGTCTTATACAACAAAATGCTCGAAATTTCGCTATTTTGGACGGTTCCGACGGCAGAATCGTTTTGCGAGAAATATCTTAGCGCCATCTGCACCTGGGGCTTTTTTCGGTCTGCGTTTTCGGCAACCAGTAGGCAAGCCTCGCGCGAAAGATGGCAGTTTTCGACTTTGCGGAAGGAGCCCGATCCGAGCCGGGCCATTTCAACCGTCTGGTTAAAATGGTTTGCCTCACCTAGACCTTTGGCGCTTGCGGTCTCTTGTGCTTTTTTGAGGATCCTTTCGAATTTCTGGTACGTGCTGTATCCCATAGCCGTACAGAGGTCCCTGGCGCTCCAGAACGCGCTGCCATTGTCGGCGACCTGCTTGATCCGTTCGAAATCGGATACCAATGGCTGTATTTCGTCATTTACTTTCATACTACACAAATGTATACTATTTTGACGCGGGTGTCAATAGGTTCCTTAAAAAATTTCCAATAAAGAAGCCCTGGAAGTGGTCGGTTCAGGGCGAAAAAAGCGATTTGTCTTTCATTCGTTAGTTTTTCTCTACCTTTTTCTCGATGCTTTTAATCGAGTCAAGGAAAGCTTTTTCTACCGAGGAAAGGGTCTTCTGTTGATACTTGCGATATTCGCCTGTAGCCTTGTCGACTGCTTGCTCGTGGGAAATGGAGCCGTTGCCTTGTAGAAGTTTTTCTCCGCCGGCGGTGAGTATTTGGTCCAGATGCTTGGACCAGTCGGACATGGTCATCGGCTCGTGCCGTTCTGCCTTGCGTTCGGCGAAGTCCAGGTAACCGGATACAATCTGCCCCATGGCCCGGAGCTCACGCTCGTCTAGATAGTTTTTGGCAATCAGCGCATCTTGAAGGCTTGGCTTGTCGCCGGAAAATGTTGTGAGCCCCATGAACGCCTTTTCTGCGTCAGCTCGGCTGTAGATGACTTCTGCCGCAGTCTGTCCGTGTACAGCGAAGTGCATCTTGTTCTGCACCTTCTTGAAAAACATGATGGAAGTGTCGGCGTGCGGATCGTAGTCGATGCTTGTTGCGTAAATGTCGAGAACCTGACGGTAGAATACCTTTTCGCTGGCGCGGATGTCCCGAATCCGTGCCATGAGTTCTTGCCAGTAGTTCCCGCCGCCTAGGTTCTTGAGTCGCTCGTCGTCTAGGGTGAAGCCCTTGCGGATGTACTCATTTAGGCGTTTTGTCGCCCATTGCCGGAACTGTGTGCCCCGGAGGGATTTTACGCGGTATCCGACCGAAATGATGACGTCAAGGTTGTAAAAATTGGTCAATTTAGTCAAATTTCCCGTAAATTCGGAATTTCCGAATTTTCTCATCACTTGTGACTCAATGAGTTCGCCTTCCACGAAGATGTTCTTGATGTGCTCGTTGATGGTCGATTTGGACTTGCCGAAAAGGGTTGACATCTGGTCCTGCGTGAGCCAGGCGGTCTCGTCCTCAAAATGGACCTCAACGTTGATTGTTTCGTCGTCTGTCCTGAATATGACAATTTCGTTTTCCATTTCGTTTTTCATACTACACAAATGTATACTAATCTTAATCAAATGTCAATAGGTAATTCGAAATTTTTCCATTTCCCCGCCATATAATATGTAACCCCCTTGTAGCAATTCCGTAATTTTCTAAATTTATACGCAATTACGCAATTTGTGGTAACGGACATCACGGATTGCCGCACATTGAACGGACGAGACCCTCGCGATGACGTTGACTAGTGACTTTTTGTTTGCCGGACCGCACCCCGCAGTTCCCCGTAGACTGGGGAAGGGGCGTCTCGCACGCCAATTTACCGCGTGGGAATAAGGCTAAAGAGGAGCGTCCTTAAGGGAATGGTATAAAGCAAAGGTTTTCTATGAAAATACTAGTTACAGGTGCAAACGGTTATTTGGGACAAGGCATCGTAAAAGCCATACTTGACAATAGTCATTCGGTAATTGCAGCGGATTTCAAGACACAAAATGTCGATGATCGTGCGAAGAAGGTTGAGTGCAATCTTTTTGATGAAGAGTCTCCTTATGAACTCTTCGATGAACCTGATGTACTATTGCATTTGGCCTGGCGTGATGGCTTTGTTCATAATTCCAATGCGCATATTGATGACTTTCCGAAGCATTACAATTTCATCAAGAAAATGGTGGAATCTGGTGTGAAGAAAATAGCCGTGATGGGCTCTATGCACGAAATAGGCTTCTTCGAAGGCAGCATCAATGAAAATACTCCGTGCAATCCGATGAGCCTGTATGGTATTGCCAAAAACGCCTTGCGTAGCATTACCCAGTTACTGGCTTCGCAGCATTCGATTCCCTTCCAATGGTTAAGGGGCTACTATATCGTTGGCAATTCTCAGTTTGGCTGCTCGATTTTCTCAAAGATAACTGCCGCTGAGAAGGAAGGGAAGACGGAATTCCCGTTCACGATGGGGCAAAACCAGTGGGATTTTGTCGATTACGAAGTATTCTGCGAACAAGTGGCTGCTGCGGTCAGCCAAAACGAAATCAACGGAATCATAAATATTTGCTCTGGCCATCCAGAAAAACTTGCAGACCGAGTTGAGCGTTTTATCAAAGAAAACAATTATTCCATAAAGCTTAAGTATGGTGCTTTCCCGGATAGGCCTTACGATTCTAAGGCTGTTTGGGGAAATGACGAGAAAATCCAGAAGATCTTACTTCAATCCAAATAGGACTCGCAATGAAAATTCTGCTAATTACGCCTAATTTTTTCGATTATCCCAAACAAATATGTGGGGAAATTCGAGATATGGGGCATGAGGTTGATTGGTATGATGATAGGCCATCAACCAATTGCTTTGTGAAAGCGGCTATTAGAATAAAGAAAGATTTTGTTCACGTAATCATTGCTCGGTATTTTAGAAAAATTTTCAAGTCTATCAAGCAAAAAAAATACGATGTTGTGCTTCTCATTTCGGGGCAGTCTCTTTCTTTTTCGGAAGGAATGATAAAGAAAATCAAACAGTCCCAACCCCAGGCAAAATTTGTCTTGTATCAGTGGGATTCTGTCGCAAACTTTGGTTATATCGTTTCGTTGCAAAAGTATTTTGATCGATGCTATTCCTTTGATCGATTGGATGTGGCGAACAATCCCAAATTAAAATTCCTGCCGTTGTTTTTTACGAAGAGATACGAAACAATTGGAAATAACGATATCTCAAGTTATAAGTACGATTTTATGTTTGTTGGAACGGCGCGTCCCAAGAAGTATAAATACATCAAGAAGATGAGCGCCGACTTGAAATCCGTATTCAAAAATCAGTTCATATATTTCTTTTTCCCTTCAAGGATTGTCTTCCTGTATAGAAAATGGAAGAATAGCGAATTCAAGAAAGCCAAGTATTCTGAGTTTAATTTTAAACCCATCAATGGACCTCAGATGACCGAATTGTTGACGCAATCGAATTGCGTCCTTGATTCCGCTCAGGCAGGGCAAAACGGCTTGA
It contains:
- a CDS encoding virulence RhuM family protein; translation: MKNEMENEIVIFRTDDETINVEVRFEDETAWLTQDQMSTLFGKSKSTINEHIKNVFKEGELDEKEVVRKFRITTPHGAIEGKTQSHEVNFYNLDVIISVGYRVKSLRGTQFRQWATKRLKEYIVKGFTMDDDRLKKLGGGNYWQELMARIRDIRASEKVFYRQVLDIYATSIDYDPHADTSIMFFKKVQNKMHFAVHGQTAAEVIYSRADAEKAFMGLTTFSGDKPSLQDALIAKNYLDERELRAMGQIVSGYLDFAERKAERHEPMTMSDWSKHLDQILTAGGEKLLQGNGSISHEQAVDKATGEYRKYQQKTLSSVEKAFLDSIKSIEKKVEKN
- a CDS encoding BrnA antitoxin family protein → MGKIDEIEQDAAKKAAYFENRTEAQELADHKWAEKNGLSFSGPGALTKAIAASKQRAAKKARKSKVGTSFDPGVLEAFKAKAERVGIPYQTLLNSVVKRYTEGKLDIEVA
- a CDS encoding site-specific integrase, encoding MSDFYAETRAIVESKASTLSKYTYDTYLSHLRKLQMYRPTAECSDITEAFVFGYIDFMHARKNSAGCIYRSLSILRMFIRELLRRRKMRRDPMRDFPLKKVRNRREFLEIDELEKLYSGFKERSEQLNFSEREALRAFLFSCFTGLRFSDLRALTPHDIHNGKIRIFTQKTGAQVYIPIPAQALALLEGTGETALHVVDNSTFNKNLRAAAKKLDFHSHLHAHIARHTFATSCVSFGVPIEVISKVLGHANIQTTLIYANYSNKVIDREMEKFKINVPAG
- the rhuM gene encoding RhuM family protein, whose product is MKVNDEIQPLVSDFERIKQVADNGSAFWSARDLCTAMGYSTYQKFERILKKAQETASAKGLGEANHFNQTVEMARLGSGSFRKVENCHLSREACLLVAENADRKKPQVQMALRYFSQNDSAVGTVQNSEISSILLYKTSQGESRIEVIFNSDTFWMPQKRMAELYGVDVRTISYHLGEIFQSGELAEKSVLRKIGITAADGKVYDTNVYNLDAIIAVGYRVNSYQATQFRIWATTVLKEMIVKGFVLDDERLKQGTHFGKDYFDDLLERIREIRASERRYYQKITDIYAECSADYDPKSEATLLFFKIVQNMMHRAVTHQTAAEIIYSRANAEQPHMGLTTWKKAPDGRVQRSDTIVAKNYLSEKEILKLNRLSTAFLDFAETQAENHIVMNMADWQQQLEKFLSVYNFDILQNAGTVSAEDAKQKAFAEYDKFKLVQDRDYLSDFDKEIKKLSETATQKF
- a CDS encoding virulence RhuM family protein → MKNEMENEIVIFRTDDETINVEVHFEDETAWLTQDQMSTLFGKSKSTINEHIKNIFVEGELIESQVMRKFGNSEFTGNLTKLTNFYNLDVIISVGYRVKSLRGTQFRQWATKRLNEYIRKGFTLDDERLKNLGGGNYWQELMARIRDIRASEKVFYRQVLDIYATSIDYDPHADTSIMFFKKVQNKMHFAVHGQTAAEVIYSRADAEKAFMGLTTFSGDKPSLQDALIAKNYLDERELRAMGQIVSGYLDFAERKAERHEPMTMSDWSKHLDQILTAGGEKLLQGNGSISHEQAVDKATGEYRKYQQKTLSSVEKAFLDSIKSIEKKVEKN
- a CDS encoding NAD(P)-dependent oxidoreductase, yielding MKILVTGANGYLGQGIVKAILDNSHSVIAADFKTQNVDDRAKKVECNLFDEESPYELFDEPDVLLHLAWRDGFVHNSNAHIDDFPKHYNFIKKMVESGVKKIAVMGSMHEIGFFEGSINENTPCNPMSLYGIAKNALRSITQLLASQHSIPFQWLRGYYIVGNSQFGCSIFSKITAAEKEGKTEFPFTMGQNQWDFVDYEVFCEQVAAAVSQNEINGIINICSGHPEKLADRVERFIKENNYSIKLKYGAFPDRPYDSKAVWGNDEKIQKILLQSK